In Corylus avellana chromosome ca2, CavTom2PMs-1.0, the following proteins share a genomic window:
- the LOC132171780 gene encoding uncharacterized protein LOC132171780 isoform X2: MAMTHILKPAISMPTSSHFTPSIPSPPFPFKTHTSSHFFPTHHSRIHSHQTPPPTLSRRLFLPSVSGIWDALTGGNNAREAVVSIRRGMLLFRQGDVPGSLVEFDKAIELDPRQKAYLWQRGLSLYYLDRFEEGAEQFRLDVSQNPNDTEESIWCFLCEAQLCGVDEARKQFLEVGKDPRPVMREAYNMFKNGGDPEKKKTDAAKLHILAAYQSPYGQRSDDYMASLARVHCLCRNWSSN; the protein is encoded by the exons ATGGCCATGACCCACATCCTTAAACCCGCCATTTCCATGCCCACTTCTTCACACTTCACTCCCTCTATACCCTCACCTCCCTTTCCATTCAAAACGCACACGAGCTCACACTTCTTCCCCACCCATCATTCCAGAATTCACAGCCACCAAACGCCACCGCCAACACTATCCAGAAGATTGTTCCTTCCTTCAGTTTCTGGAATCTGGGACGCCTTAACTGGTGGCAACAATGCCCGTGAAGCTGTTGTTTCCATTCGGCGTGGAATGCTACTCTTTCGGCAG GGAGATGTTCCAGGTTCTTTGGTGGAATTCGATAAGGCAATTGAGTTGGATCCTCGTCAAAAGGCAT ATCTTTGGCAAAGGGGGCTGTCATTATACTACCTTGATAG GTTTGAAGAAGGGGCAGAGCAATTCCGGTTAGATGTTTCACAGAATCCAAATGACACAGAGGAATCCATCTGGTGCTTTCTTTGTGAAGCTCAATTATGTGGAGTTGACGAAGCAAGGAAACAGTTTCTTGAG GTTGGCAAGGATCCACGACCCGTCATGCGGGAAGCCTATAACATGTTTAAAAATGGTGGAGATCCTGAAAAG AAAAAAACTGATGCGGCCAAGCTTCATATACTTGCTGCATACCAGTCTCCTTATGGACAGAG GTCTGATGATTATATGGCTTCACTTGCCAGGGTTCACTGTCTTTGTCGAAATTGGAGCTCTAACTAA
- the LOC132171780 gene encoding uncharacterized protein LOC132171780 isoform X1, producing MAMTHILKPAISMPTSSHFTPSIPSPPFPFKTHTSSHFFPTHHSRIHSHQTPPPTLSRRLFLPSVSGIWDALTGGNNAREAVVSIRRGMLLFRQGDVPGSLVEFDKAIELDPRQKAYLWQRGLSLYYLDRFEEGAEQFRLDVSQNPNDTEESIWCFLCEAQLCGVDEARKQFLEVGKDPRPVMREAYNMFKNGGDPEKLVAAFSNGRENENFYASLYAGLYYESEKKTDAAKLHILAAYQSPYGQRSDDYMASLARVHCLCRNWSSN from the exons ATGGCCATGACCCACATCCTTAAACCCGCCATTTCCATGCCCACTTCTTCACACTTCACTCCCTCTATACCCTCACCTCCCTTTCCATTCAAAACGCACACGAGCTCACACTTCTTCCCCACCCATCATTCCAGAATTCACAGCCACCAAACGCCACCGCCAACACTATCCAGAAGATTGTTCCTTCCTTCAGTTTCTGGAATCTGGGACGCCTTAACTGGTGGCAACAATGCCCGTGAAGCTGTTGTTTCCATTCGGCGTGGAATGCTACTCTTTCGGCAG GGAGATGTTCCAGGTTCTTTGGTGGAATTCGATAAGGCAATTGAGTTGGATCCTCGTCAAAAGGCAT ATCTTTGGCAAAGGGGGCTGTCATTATACTACCTTGATAG GTTTGAAGAAGGGGCAGAGCAATTCCGGTTAGATGTTTCACAGAATCCAAATGACACAGAGGAATCCATCTGGTGCTTTCTTTGTGAAGCTCAATTATGTGGAGTTGACGAAGCAAGGAAACAGTTTCTTGAG GTTGGCAAGGATCCACGACCCGTCATGCGGGAAGCCTATAACATGTTTAAAAATGGTGGAGATCCTGAAAAG CTTGTTGCTGCATTTTCAAATGGCAGGGAGAATGAAAATTTCTATGCTTCTCTGTATGCTGGGCTTTATTACGAATCTGAG AAAAAAACTGATGCGGCCAAGCTTCATATACTTGCTGCATACCAGTCTCCTTATGGACAGAG GTCTGATGATTATATGGCTTCACTTGCCAGGGTTCACTGTCTTTGTCGAAATTGGAGCTCTAACTAA